One part of the Rutidosis leptorrhynchoides isolate AG116_Rl617_1_P2 chromosome 1, CSIRO_AGI_Rlap_v1, whole genome shotgun sequence genome encodes these proteins:
- the LOC139890644 gene encoding uncharacterized protein — protein sequence MLGDEFTHQSTLGTWKNIVMTGTTLEDFQVPFKSSFVKTIGNGDSTSFWNEQWCNRGKLCDVFPRLCRLDRNKEATFRDRVAKENGELIMKLDWVRDISGRVLGNLDQIATLVSAVNFDESKTDSWSWSFSNKGFEVKQLTSIIEEKILGNTTNIIPTIRNNLIPKKIEIFMWRALKKRLPVHVELDKRGIDLNSTRCPLCDGDLETVDHTLIFCNHALDVWMRIYRWWGMGNFNNFSISEIANEDINVPSSSRGSKVWQAVKWACAYYIWKNRNNKIFKGKNWSGPVALSEIQIASFVWISNRLKGKKLEWLVWLSNPNIYLSIL from the coding sequence ATGTTGGGTGATGAGTTTACCCATCAATCAACATTAGGTACTTGGAAGAATATTGTTATGACAGGTACAACTCTAGAAGATTTTCAAGTTCCATTCAAAAGCTCTTTCGTAAAGACTATTGGCAATGGCGATTCAACATCATTTTGGAATGAACAATGGTGCAATAGAGGAAAGTTATGTGATGTCTTCCCGAGGCTGTGCAGATTGGACAGAAACAAGGAAGCAACTTTTCGTGATCGTGTGGCAAAGGAGAATGGTGAACTGATTATGAAGTTGGACTGGGTTCGAGATATTTCGGGGCGGGTTTTGGGCAATCTGGATCAGATTGCTACGCTGGTTTCTGCTGTAAATTTCGATGAATCAAAAACAGATTCGTGGAGCTGGTCGTTCAGCAACAAAGGTTTTGAAGTCAAGCAACTCACTTCCATCATCGAGGAGAAAATACTTGGTAATACTACTAACATCATTCCCACTATCCGTAATAATCTTATTCCGAAAAAGATTGAAATATTTATGTGGAGGGCTCTTAAAAAGCGTTTACCGGTTCATGTTGAGCTCGACAAAAGGGGCATTGACCTCAATAGCACTCGATGTCCCCTTTGCGACGGTGATCTCGAAACGGTAGACCATACCCTCATATTTTGTAATCATGCTCTTGACGTATGGATGAGAATATACCGATGGTGGGGTATGGGTAATTTCAACAATTTTTCTATATCCGAAATTGCAAACGAAGACATCAATGTGCCATCTTCAAGTCGTGGTAGCAAAGTATGGCAAGCCGTCAAATGGGCTTGTGCATACTATATTTGGAAGAATCGTAATAACAAAATCTTTAAAGGAAAAAATTGGAGTGGTCCGGTTGCTTTAAGCGAGATTCAAATAGCTTCTTTCGTGTGGATTTCTAATAGACTCAAGGGGAAAAAGCTTGAATGGTTAGTATGGCTCTCTAATCCGAATATATATCTTAGTATTTTGTAA
- the LOC139866547 gene encoding rho GTPase-activating protein 5-like produces the protein MTEVLHSPSSLSSSSSLEAHDPTLYHHLNQDSERGFFRFTESEEHNDNDNVNDSTNSNQLSLLALLLTLFRKSIRGSSNSEANSNKNMVAEERLDLSGMDIGWPTDVRHVAHVTFDSFNGFIGLPVEFEHEVLKRAPSASASVFGVSTESMQLSYDCRGNSVPVILILMQERLYIQGGLQAEGIFRINGDNNQEEHLRNELNHGVVPDGTDVHSLAGLIKAWFRELPTGVLDPLAPEQVIQCQTEDDCFALFRLLPPTETALLNWVVNLMADVVQHEHINKMNSHNIAMCFAPNMTQMADPLNALMYAVQVMNFLKSLITKTLREREDHIVESYPPSHNDENEESDGPELCVWSVQSQSISLEKTEL, from the exons ATGACAGAAGTCCTCCACTCACCCtcttcattatcatcttcatcttctttagaAGCCCATGACCCAACATtatatcatcatctaaatcaagatTCTGAACGAGGGTTTTTTAGGTTTACAGAATCTGAAGAACATAATGACAATGATAATGTGAATGACAGCACGAATAGTAATCAGTTATCTTTATTAGCACTTTTGTTAACTTTGTTTAGGAAATCAATTCGGGGTTCATCAAATAGTGAGGCTAATTCCAACAAGAACATGGTGGCAGAAGAAAGGTTGGATCTTTCTGGTATGGATATTGGGTGGCCCACTGATGTGCGCCACGTGGCACATGTCACTTTTGACAGTTTTAATGGGTTTATTGGTTTACCTGTTGAATTTGAACATGAAGTCCTCAAGAGAGCCCCTAGTGCCAG TGCTTCTGTGTTTGGTGTTTCAACCGAATCAATGCAGTTGTCATATGACTGTAGAGGAAACAGTGTACCAGTTATACTCATTCTTATGCAAGAGCGTTTATACATTCAAGGTGGCCTGCAG GCTGAAGGTATTTTCAGAATTAATGGAGACAACAACCAAGAAGAGCATCTGAGAAATGAGTTGAACCATGGAGTGGTTCCTGATGGTACCGATGTGCACTCGTTGGCGGGCCTTATAAAG GCTTGGTTTAGAGAACTGCCAACTGGGGTATTGGACCCACTTGCACCTGAGCAGGTCATACAGTGTCAGACAGAAGACGACTGTTTCGCCCTTTTCCGTCTTCTACCACCAACCGAAACCGCCCTGCTCAACTGGGTTGTCAACTTGATGGCTGATGTTGTTCAACATGAACATATCAACAAGATGAATTCACACAATATTGCAATGTGTTTTGCCCCAAATATGACCCAG ATGGCGGATCCGTTGAACGCATTGATGTATGCTGTTCAAGTAATGAACTTTCTAAAATCGCTCATCACGAAAACCCTTCGTGAACGTGAGGATCATATTGTCGAGTCGTACCCACCCTCGCACAATGATGAAAATGAAGAATCTGATGGACCCGAGCTCTGTGTATGGTCTGTTCAGTCTCAGTCAATTAGTCTAGAAAAAACAGAGCTTTAG